The following proteins come from a genomic window of Elusimicrobiota bacterium:
- a CDS encoding GFA family protein has protein sequence MIIPFEGGCACGAIRYRCGAAPLRMFQCHCRDCQRATGGPFVAGLLVPIKAFTFVKGAPTYHAVPSARGGTNTRSFCGACGSRLTGGQRGAHWPFIGITASSLDDPSVFKNEMHLFVSQAQPWDRITDGLPQHAAYPPDPKKE, from the coding sequence ATGATTATTCCTTTCGAAGGGGGGTGCGCCTGCGGAGCGATCCGTTACCGTTGCGGCGCCGCGCCCCTCCGCATGTTCCAATGCCACTGCCGGGACTGCCAGCGGGCCACGGGCGGGCCCTTCGTGGCGGGGCTTCTCGTGCCGATCAAAGCGTTCACGTTTGTGAAGGGCGCGCCGACGTACCACGCCGTTCCCAGCGCCCGGGGCGGCACCAACACCCGGAGCTTTTGCGGGGCCTGCGGGTCGCGTCTCACGGGCGGCCAGCGGGGCGCCCACTGGCCCTTTATCGGGATCACCGCCTCGAGCCTGGACGACCCCTCCGTCTTTAAAAACGAGATGCACCTGTTCGTGTCCCAGGCCCAGCCCTGGGACCGAATCACCGACGGCCTCCCCCAGCACGCCGCCTACCCGCCGGACCCGAAGAAAGAGTAG
- a CDS encoding peptide chain release factor-like protein has translation MPDFPVSPSKWKALEARLTGLGVFERDLEEQFVRSGGHGGQNVNKVSTCVVLLHRPSGTIVRCQEERSQALNRYLARHRLAEKMEEKLLGAQSAKQQAIEKIRRQKRRRSRRAKNKILQDKRHQSQIKENRRPPDWGQ, from the coding sequence ATGCCCGATTTTCCCGTTAGTCCCAGCAAATGGAAAGCCCTCGAAGCCCGTCTCACGGGGTTGGGGGTCTTTGAGCGGGATTTGGAGGAGCAGTTCGTGCGCTCCGGCGGGCACGGGGGACAGAACGTGAACAAGGTGTCCACCTGCGTGGTGCTATTGCACCGTCCTTCGGGCACGATCGTGCGGTGCCAGGAAGAGCGTTCCCAGGCCTTAAACCGCTATCTGGCTCGCCATCGGCTGGCAGAGAAAATGGAAGAAAAACTGTTGGGCGCCCAGAGCGCCAAACAGCAGGCCATCGAGAAGATCCGCCGCCAAAAGCGCCGCCGCAGCCGCCGGGCCAAGAACAAGATACTCCAAGACAAACGCCATCAATCGCAAATCAAAGAAAACCGAAGGCCACCGGATTGGGGGCAATAG